From the genome of Miscanthus floridulus cultivar M001 chromosome 10, ASM1932011v1, whole genome shotgun sequence, one region includes:
- the LOC136489355 gene encoding F-box protein At1g30200-like gives MELKVASVAPLRGMFSWTLAANRNSSCGTTATMCRSTRGPLRQDVLNRIGDIKVLGSCVLVSRRFHVLVLLVNSVFVRVDCIIPTTHPPPPPPPYRILSPAAAAISWCSEPLPASLSAPAANVSHQSTTRAPRCSAQLWCLHIELPTGELGTDDGVLLKWKADFGSTLGSCVILGASSYLSSNSVTDYENR, from the exons ATGGAACTGAAAGTAGCCTCCGTCGCGCCGTTGCGCGGGATGTTTTCGTGGACGCTCGCCGCGAACAGGAACAGCTCCtgcggcaccaccgccaccaTGTGCCGCAGCACCC gagggccccTACGGCAGGACGTCCTCAACCGCATCGGCGACATCAAGGTACTCGGCAGCTGCGTCCTCGTCTCACGCCGCTTCCATGTGCTCGTGCTGCTCGTCAACTCCGTCTTCGTCCGCGTCGACTGCATCATCCCGACGACccacccccctcctcctcctccgccatacCGG ATCCTGTCCCCCGCCGCGGCGGCCATCTCCTGGTGCTCCGAGCCACTGCCCGCTTCCCTGTCCGCGCCCGCCGCGAACGTCTCCCACCAGTCCACCACTCGCGCTCCGAGGTGCTCCGCTCAGCTGTGGTGCCTCCACATCGAGCTGCCCACGGGCGAGCTCGGCACTGACGATGGCGTGCTCCTAAAGTGGAAGGCCGACTTTGGCTCCACCCTCGGCAGCTGCGTCATCCTCGGCGCCTCGTCG TACCTCTCATCTAATTCTGTAACAGATTATGAAAATCGTTAA